One region of Bubalus kerabau isolate K-KA32 ecotype Philippines breed swamp buffalo chromosome 6, PCC_UOA_SB_1v2, whole genome shotgun sequence genomic DNA includes:
- the STK40 gene encoding serine/threonine-protein kinase 40 isoform X1, whose amino-acid sequence MKRRASDRGAGETSARAKALGSGISGNNAKRAGPFILGPRLGNSPVPSIVQCLARKDGTDDFYQLKILTLEERGDQGIESQEERQGKMLLHTEYSLLSLLHTQDGVVHHHGLFQDRTCEVVEDAESNRMVKKMKKRICLVLDCLCAHDFSDKTADLINLQHYVIKEKRLSERETVVIFYDVVRVVEALHQKNVVHRDLKLGNMVLSKRTHRITITNFCLGKHLVSEGDLLKDQRGSPAYISPDVLSGRPYRGKPSDMWALGVVLFTMLYGQFPFYDSIPQELFRKIKAAEYTIPEDGRVSENTVCLIRKLLVLDPQQRLAAADVLEALSSIIASWQSLSSLSGPLQVVPDIDDQMSNADSSQEAKVTEECSQYEFENYMRQQLLLAEEKSSVHEARSWVPKRQSGAGVPPVRRLGHDAQPVNPLDAAILAQRYLRK is encoded by the exons ATGAAGCGGAGAGCAtcagacagaggagctggggaaACGTCGGCCAGGGCGAAGGCTCTaggaagtgggatttctggaaaTAATGCCAAGAGAGCTGGACCATTCATCCTGG GTCCCCGTCTGGGTAACTCACCTGTGCCAAGCATCGTGCAGTGCTTGGCGAGGAAGGATGGCACGGATGACTTCTATCAGCTGAAG ATCCTCACCCTAGAGGAGAGGGGCGACCAAGGAATTGAAAGCCAAGAGGAGAGGCAAGGCAAGATGCTGCTGCACACCGAGTACTCCCTGCTCTCCCTCCTCCACACGCAGGACGGGGTGGTTCACCACCACGGGCTCTTCCAG GACCGCACCTGTGAAGTGGTTGAGGACGCCGAATCCAACCGAATGGTTAAGAAGATGAAGAAGCGCATCTGCCTCGTCCTTGACTGCCTCTGCGCGCACGACTTCAGCGACAAGACGGCCGACCTGATCAACCTGCAGCATTACGTCATCAAGGAGAAGAGGCTCAGCGAGCGGGAGACCGTGGTCATCTTCTACGACGTGGTGCGCGTGGTGGAGGCCCTGCACCAG AAGAACgtcgtgcacagagacctgaagCTGGGGAACATGGTGCTCAGTAAGAG GACGCATCGGAtaaccatcaccaacttctgCCTCGGGAAGCATCTCGTGAGCGAGGGGGACCTCTTGAAGGACCAGCGGGGGAGCCCTGCCTACATCAGTCCAGACGTGCTCAGCG GCCGGCCGTACCGGGGCAAGCCCAGCGACATGTGGGCCCTGGGCGTGGTACTGTTCACCATGCTCTATGGCCAGTTCCCCTTCTACGACAGCATACCGCAGGAGCTCTTCCGCAAGATCAAGGCCGCCGAGTACACCATCCCCGA GGACGGACGGGTTTCTGAGAACACGGTGTGTCTCATCCGGAAACTGCTTGTCCTCGACCCCCAGCAGCGCCTGGCCGCCGCCGACGTCCTGGAGGCCCTCAGTTCCATCATCGCATCGTG GCAGTCCCTGTCTTCTCTGAGCGGGCCTCTGCAGGTGGTTCCTGACATCGACGACCAAATGAGCAACGCAGACAGCTCCCAGGAG GCGAAGGTGACGGAGGAGTGCTCTCAGTACGAGTTTGAGAACTACATgcggcagcagctgctgctggccGAGGAGAAGAGCTCCGTGCACGAGGCCCGCAGCTGGGTGCCCAAGCGGCAGTCGGGGGCAGGGGTGCCACCCGTGCGCCGGCTGGGCCACGACGCACAGCCCGTGAACCCCCTGGACGCGGCCATTCTGGCCCAGCGCTACCTGCGGAAATAG
- the EVA1B gene encoding protein eva-1 homolog B, whose product MDAPRRDMELLSNSLAAYAHIRANPESFGLYFVLGVCFGLLLTLCLLVISISCAPRPRPRGPSPRRDPRSSTLEAEDDEDDDDEEDTVTRLGPDDTLPGPELSAEPDGPLSVNVFTSAEELERAQRLEERERILREIWRTGQPDLLGTGTLGPSPTGTGTLGRMHYY is encoded by the exons ATGGATGCCCCTCGAAGGGACATGGAGTTGCTCAGCAACAGCCTGGCGGCCTACGCGCACATCCGCG CTAACCCTGAGAGCTTTGGCCTCTACTTCGTGCTGGGCGTCTGCTTTGGGCTGCTCCTCACCCTGTGCCTGCTAGTCATCAGCATCTCCTGTGCACCCCGCCCGCGACCCCGCGGCCCCTCCCCACGCCGGGACCCCCGCAGCAGCACCCTGGAGGCCGAGGATGACGAGGACGACGACGACGAGGAGGACACGGTGACGCGGCTGGGCCCCGACGACACGCTGCCGGGCCCCGAGCTGTCCGCGGAGCCCGACGGGCCCCTGAGCGTCAATGTCTTCACTTCCGCGGAGGAGCTGGAGCGGGCACAGCGGCTGGAGGAACGGGAACGGATTCTGCGAGAGATCTGGCGCACCGGACAGCCGGACCTGCTGGGCACTGGCACGCTGGGGCCCAGCCCCACGGGCACGGGCACCCTGGGCCGCATGCACTATTACTGA
- the STK40 gene encoding serine/threonine-protein kinase 40 isoform X2 yields the protein MKRRASDRGAGETSARAKALGSGISGNNAKRAGPFILGPRLGNSPVPSIVQCLARKDGTDDFYQLKILTLEERGDQGIESQEERQGKMLLHTEYSLLSLLHTQDGVVHHHGLFQDRTCEVVEDAESNRMVKKMKKRICLVLDCLCAHDFSDKTADLINLQHYVIKEKRLSERETVVIFYDVVRVVEALHQNVVHRDLKLGNMVLSKRTHRITITNFCLGKHLVSEGDLLKDQRGSPAYISPDVLSGRPYRGKPSDMWALGVVLFTMLYGQFPFYDSIPQELFRKIKAAEYTIPEDGRVSENTVCLIRKLLVLDPQQRLAAADVLEALSSIIASWQSLSSLSGPLQVVPDIDDQMSNADSSQEAKVTEECSQYEFENYMRQQLLLAEEKSSVHEARSWVPKRQSGAGVPPVRRLGHDAQPVNPLDAAILAQRYLRK from the exons ATGAAGCGGAGAGCAtcagacagaggagctggggaaACGTCGGCCAGGGCGAAGGCTCTaggaagtgggatttctggaaaTAATGCCAAGAGAGCTGGACCATTCATCCTGG GTCCCCGTCTGGGTAACTCACCTGTGCCAAGCATCGTGCAGTGCTTGGCGAGGAAGGATGGCACGGATGACTTCTATCAGCTGAAG ATCCTCACCCTAGAGGAGAGGGGCGACCAAGGAATTGAAAGCCAAGAGGAGAGGCAAGGCAAGATGCTGCTGCACACCGAGTACTCCCTGCTCTCCCTCCTCCACACGCAGGACGGGGTGGTTCACCACCACGGGCTCTTCCAG GACCGCACCTGTGAAGTGGTTGAGGACGCCGAATCCAACCGAATGGTTAAGAAGATGAAGAAGCGCATCTGCCTCGTCCTTGACTGCCTCTGCGCGCACGACTTCAGCGACAAGACGGCCGACCTGATCAACCTGCAGCATTACGTCATCAAGGAGAAGAGGCTCAGCGAGCGGGAGACCGTGGTCATCTTCTACGACGTGGTGCGCGTGGTGGAGGCCCTGCACCAG AACgtcgtgcacagagacctgaagCTGGGGAACATGGTGCTCAGTAAGAG GACGCATCGGAtaaccatcaccaacttctgCCTCGGGAAGCATCTCGTGAGCGAGGGGGACCTCTTGAAGGACCAGCGGGGGAGCCCTGCCTACATCAGTCCAGACGTGCTCAGCG GCCGGCCGTACCGGGGCAAGCCCAGCGACATGTGGGCCCTGGGCGTGGTACTGTTCACCATGCTCTATGGCCAGTTCCCCTTCTACGACAGCATACCGCAGGAGCTCTTCCGCAAGATCAAGGCCGCCGAGTACACCATCCCCGA GGACGGACGGGTTTCTGAGAACACGGTGTGTCTCATCCGGAAACTGCTTGTCCTCGACCCCCAGCAGCGCCTGGCCGCCGCCGACGTCCTGGAGGCCCTCAGTTCCATCATCGCATCGTG GCAGTCCCTGTCTTCTCTGAGCGGGCCTCTGCAGGTGGTTCCTGACATCGACGACCAAATGAGCAACGCAGACAGCTCCCAGGAG GCGAAGGTGACGGAGGAGTGCTCTCAGTACGAGTTTGAGAACTACATgcggcagcagctgctgctggccGAGGAGAAGAGCTCCGTGCACGAGGCCCGCAGCTGGGTGCCCAAGCGGCAGTCGGGGGCAGGGGTGCCACCCGTGCGCCGGCTGGGCCACGACGCACAGCCCGTGAACCCCCTGGACGCGGCCATTCTGGCCCAGCGCTACCTGCGGAAATAG
- the STK40 gene encoding serine/threonine-protein kinase 40 isoform X3, translating into MLLHTEYSLLSLLHTQDGVVHHHGLFQDRTCEVVEDAESNRMVKKMKKRICLVLDCLCAHDFSDKTADLINLQHYVIKEKRLSERETVVIFYDVVRVVEALHQKNVVHRDLKLGNMVLSKRTHRITITNFCLGKHLVSEGDLLKDQRGSPAYISPDVLSGRPYRGKPSDMWALGVVLFTMLYGQFPFYDSIPQELFRKIKAAEYTIPEDGRVSENTVCLIRKLLVLDPQQRLAAADVLEALSSIIASWQSLSSLSGPLQVVPDIDDQMSNADSSQEAKVTEECSQYEFENYMRQQLLLAEEKSSVHEARSWVPKRQSGAGVPPVRRLGHDAQPVNPLDAAILAQRYLRK; encoded by the exons ATGCTGCTGCACACCGAGTACTCCCTGCTCTCCCTCCTCCACACGCAGGACGGGGTGGTTCACCACCACGGGCTCTTCCAG GACCGCACCTGTGAAGTGGTTGAGGACGCCGAATCCAACCGAATGGTTAAGAAGATGAAGAAGCGCATCTGCCTCGTCCTTGACTGCCTCTGCGCGCACGACTTCAGCGACAAGACGGCCGACCTGATCAACCTGCAGCATTACGTCATCAAGGAGAAGAGGCTCAGCGAGCGGGAGACCGTGGTCATCTTCTACGACGTGGTGCGCGTGGTGGAGGCCCTGCACCAG AAGAACgtcgtgcacagagacctgaagCTGGGGAACATGGTGCTCAGTAAGAG GACGCATCGGAtaaccatcaccaacttctgCCTCGGGAAGCATCTCGTGAGCGAGGGGGACCTCTTGAAGGACCAGCGGGGGAGCCCTGCCTACATCAGTCCAGACGTGCTCAGCG GCCGGCCGTACCGGGGCAAGCCCAGCGACATGTGGGCCCTGGGCGTGGTACTGTTCACCATGCTCTATGGCCAGTTCCCCTTCTACGACAGCATACCGCAGGAGCTCTTCCGCAAGATCAAGGCCGCCGAGTACACCATCCCCGA GGACGGACGGGTTTCTGAGAACACGGTGTGTCTCATCCGGAAACTGCTTGTCCTCGACCCCCAGCAGCGCCTGGCCGCCGCCGACGTCCTGGAGGCCCTCAGTTCCATCATCGCATCGTG GCAGTCCCTGTCTTCTCTGAGCGGGCCTCTGCAGGTGGTTCCTGACATCGACGACCAAATGAGCAACGCAGACAGCTCCCAGGAG GCGAAGGTGACGGAGGAGTGCTCTCAGTACGAGTTTGAGAACTACATgcggcagcagctgctgctggccGAGGAGAAGAGCTCCGTGCACGAGGCCCGCAGCTGGGTGCCCAAGCGGCAGTCGGGGGCAGGGGTGCCACCCGTGCGCCGGCTGGGCCACGACGCACAGCCCGTGAACCCCCTGGACGCGGCCATTCTGGCCCAGCGCTACCTGCGGAAATAG